In Bifidobacteriaceae bacterium, the following are encoded in one genomic region:
- a CDS encoding BrnA antitoxin family protein, translating to MADELRNGYDFAGARPNPYSKRLKKQVTIRLDVDTIDYFKALAGQTGVPYQSLINLYLADCAVNKRELALTWA from the coding sequence ATGGCAGATGAACTCAGGAACGGGTACGACTTCGCGGGCGCGCGGCCAAACCCGTACAGCAAGCGGCTGAAAAAGCAGGTGACGATTCGCTTGGACGTGGACACGATCGACTACTTCAAGGCGCTCGCCGGGCAGACTGGCGTCCCTTACCAGAGCCTGATCAACCTCTACCTGGCCGACTGCGCCGTCAACAAGCGCGAGCTGGCGCTGACCTGGGCGTGA